The DNA segment ATACTTTTTATTGGATAAGTCATATAAGAGATCCgtctaaaaaaaaaactcttgaGACCGTCTAATAGGAGTTTTTGTCTACTTTTGATTataaatatgattatatgaGTAGTGTTGATCTGTCTCATAGTTAAAGTTCCGTGAGACCGTTTCACAATAAACCTATTAATTATTATCATAATTAAACATGGAAATGCATTGTTGGTCGACAAAAACTACTATGAGACGATCTCAAGAGTCATTTTTTTAGACGGATTTTTTATATAGGTTATCCATTAAACATTATTATATtgtatgtcaaaagtattacttattattataaatatgggtagggttgacCTGTCTCACGGATGAGACCATCTCACAGAAGTGTTACTCTTATTGGTCATGCAACGTACACAAGATTTATTTTTAGACATGTTATTGATAAATTTACATTCTTAATCTAATAATTTGCATTTTTTTCCAATTGCAATATTTTTTCAATGGAGTGCTAACATGACATTGCACATCTCAGTCATTTGGTGTCACGTCAATAttccaataaaaaaataactaaaaaatcaaaattacaaaatagtGGAGTGACTACGAGACTATAAATTTACCAACATGACGACAAAAGCTGCAAGTTACATGACGAAAAATTGTAAGTTTTCATATACACATGTATGTAACTTAAAAGCGCATTGTCATTGTAAAGCGTGTTCTGTGTTTTGTAGATATATGAGCAAATACGGAAAAGCGCATAATAAGTCTCCTCCAAATCAAACCCCTAACGTTTAAAGATCAGAGAGCGAAATGTCGAAAACACCCCTATAGCTTTGCTTTGCATATAAAAACCAGAACCAGAGCAAGCAAGCCATTCTCTTCTCCTCTGCCATCTCCATCTTCTTCCATTATCAAGCAAATACATTCCACCGTATACTTTTTGCCATTCAGTGTGCACTTTGAATTCCAGTGTATGGCCATGGACACTCAAAGATCCAAGGCGTTGCATAATTTTTCGTTCCCCGGCGGTTTGAGGTGGGGGAATCAGAGATCTCTCCGCTGCATAAAGGTCGATTCTGATACCGAAGTCTCGCCCCTTCGGGAATTCACCTCGAATGGTTCTGATTCTTCCGGTCACCGTCGCCATCAGCAATCAACCCAACTGCGGCAGGCCGCGGGAGATAGAGGTAGAGAGGAAGGATCTCCTGATTCTGATTTTGTGTTTCTTGGATCCCACCGCATGGGTTCTACTCCGCCAAAGGTAACACGTGGTGGCCGGGGAATCGGAGACGATGGGAGTAATGGAATCACCGCCGTGAGAGAGAACGTGGTGTTTGATCGTCAGAAGGCTGCTGATGAATCGAAAGTGTCGATTTTCGAGGAGGGTCGTGAGGGAGGAGAGGCTTCTGTGTCTCCGCAGTCGCTAACGCCTCCTCATCCTGCGGCGACGGTCGCGGGAGGCGACGCCAACAGGCCGTGGAATCTGAGGAAGAGGCGGGCTGCGTGTAAGACGCCGGCAAGTGGGTTTGTCGTCGGTGTAAATGGTGGTGCTTCTTGCCCCGGCGTCGGCGGGAAGGGTGTGAAGGCAGATTGGGCGAGACCCAGTtctgatttttctctaattAAACCCGCCGCCGCCGTAACTGACAAGTCGCTGCGGAGCGGCGGCAACGGGTGCGGAGAGAAAACGAAACGGGTGAAGTTCTCAGTTGCCCTGTCAAAGAGTGAAATCGAAGAGGATTTCTTGTCATTTACTGGTCACAAACCGCTACGCAGACCCAAGAAGAGAGCCAAGAATGTTCAGAGAGAATTGGATGTAAGCACATGAAAACTTCAATAATTCTCAACCAAAatctcattttttaaaaaatttcatcaaAACAATGAAAAATGAAGGGTTTTTGGTTATTTGATTCATGGAAATGCATATAATCACTGTTTCATTGAGTCTGCTTCTGATTTTTGTGCAGACATTGTTCCCCGGATTGTTGTTGACAGAAATTACACCAGACTTGTATAAAGTTTCTGGAGCTGCTCCATGACAAGAAATTAAGGTGAATTTTTTCGATCCTTTATGTTATCCTATCCAAGAATGCTGAAATCATATAGATGAATCATTTAAATTTGGtgctaaaatttcaaataatggGTGAATTTGCAGCTGCTCTGGAGTTGGAAGATGCCTTTTTTGCTTGCAGATACTGGTTGATTATCAGCACAGGATGAAGAAATATAGCGTTGATATATGCTGCTCAGCATCGCCATTTCGAACCTGGAATCTGATTATAATGTTCTTCTGGTAAAATGTGGTGTGCAAGGAAGAATTGGTAGCTTAAAGAATGTTAATTTGAGTTAGTTCTGATTATAGATAGTTGTTTCACATTCTTGTTAATGGTGTAGGGAAACAAGTAAGCTAGTATAAAGTAAGATTGGTGGGGGTATtgttttttgttctttttctcTTGACATTAATACAATAGAACAGAATGCCTTGCGCAATCCCATGTTCAGTTTATTGAATGCTCCTTTTAATTAGACCCCATTGTTTGTCCTGCTCATTTTATGTTTGATGCTTTATGGACATCCTTGCACAGGCTTACAAAGCGTAAAGCGCGCCGAGCGAAGAGTGTAAGCGAGCCTACGGCTAGCCGAGTGGTTTCGGGAGTAGCTCACGAGCAGAGTTCTGAGTAACCAAAGTCCAAGTTATAGTTTTTATTTGAACAACTGTTTACTCTCAACTTTTTGCCTTAAATCAATTTTAACAGCCATCATCAAATATATAATGATGGTGTACTTGCTGATACATAGTTATATTCGAGTTTAAACTTGATCCATAATCGAAATGCAAGAGCTGGGTATTTTTCAGGTTGCAGGCTTATCGTCAGAGATATCGCAACCGATAAAAGAAAAGTTTAACCCGCCGTCGGATACGATGAGAATGATGATGCCTCAAGACCATATAATTTACTTCGTGTACGGAGAAATAGGAACgaacttttaaaaatatttttaaagtaaaaactgtaataatttatatttggataaattgattgaaaacattttttttaagttaagttataaaaaaaaatatttgaaaaactataaatatgagcttttaaaaaatatttattttagcttaattaaattttaaaaacattttaaatctattcaaacaTATTTGCAATaataaaaacacttttttaaaaaaaaatgtttttttctcTAACTTCTTAATCCAAACACTCACTGAAACAGTACTGCAATACGAGTAATCTACGGTTTCATTTcctaataattaaattaacacGAGGAAACCATAAGGAGAACAGAAGGAGAtgccaaaaataaatatattaactTTATAGTTATTACATGCCATGTCACCTGAACATGATTATGATTTGAGAAATCAAATTTGGTCAGTAACAAAATCGTCGAGATTCTCATAACTAGTATACAAACGTAGATATTACTCTAAAATCTGTGCAAACAACcatgtaatattttcaaatttgttattattttgtTGAGGGGTTGATTACATATTTTTTCACTGAATTCAACAACATAATTATGGTCGAGTTGATAAATTTGTTTTTACTGAATTAGTGAATTTATATTAGGAAATAGCTtcataaacaattaaattttcttGTTCTAAACTCCAATGTTAATAGATTATTACATGTAAATGTGTTCCAAATAATTATACACCAATTATAACTTgccgatatatatatataaaataacggATCGAAAACATATTAATGGAATAGCGTTTGAAGAAGTGCATAAGATGATAAGAGTGTGTTCGGATGAGTCgatttgatttgaaaatttAGGGATGTtcatttcaattttttcaaCCAAACAAATCAAATACTTCGGAATCAATGTATCGTCTCAAATCCACAATCCAAGACAATTGATTGAAATTTATACGCAAAAAACTCTAGTATGTTATTTTGGTTCTAACTATCAAACTAGTTAATAATAATGTCCTCTTTATAATGATATATTTCAAGTATCAAAATAAATAGCCAACCCAACTGTTTCTTGAAGTGTGACAATAAATAATTGAGTTGacttaattcataaaaattacaAGAAATTTAAAGTATATATTATGCCTTTGGGTctgaaaatttaatataaacatCTCTAATCATGAATAAATTAGTTCCAAGCAAAAGAAATCAATAATTTAACAATCATTGTGTCAACCACTTTGTTTAGAAGTATGTCAAATATTGAGATTTAACAGTCACCACCCCCTTTGGGGTAAATAAATCAACGTCTTCTTTTGGCTTAATTTTTAGAGTAAAATAATCATCTTTGGCTACCTAGCtagtttatatttatttatgtactACATTGCCCGTTTCTAGGCCACAAGTTGGACCTAAGTTTAATAAAGTTTGTTACGGTATTTTccattattattaaaaaatatttgatgtCGCATACTCGCATATATGGATTCTTCGGTCAAGCTTAAAACTTGTTcaaaaatatcttttatcttTCGAAACTTCCTCAATCGTCCTGACTTAAGACTAGTggaaatatttttgtaaattttttagcTAGTTAGTTAACGTGGTTTAAAGACTGTAATTTCGATTTTGTGAGATGAATTTCATATTGGACTCatacatgaaaatatattatttttatgtcaataatattattttttattgtaaatagaGATAAAATTCACTCATCTAACACATAAAGATTCGTAAAATCGTCTCATCAGAGATCTACTCATTCTTaaaaagtttatataaaatatatatgtatatatacacacacatatatatatatacacacacaaacGAACAAAAAAACTAGAATGAAATCGTCACATGaataaattttgtgagactAATATCGAATTTGACTgacatataaaaaatattattttgagctCCGACCATAATAAATTACAATGGTTttactttcttttttttattttaaaattattattattacaactTGGATAGGGATGCgatgaaaattaaaattctaattatTTTACTTCTCTAGCTCACCGTCTGAAAacatatttttgtaatttttatgaattttaattataatttgtaAGActaaacttttaatttttgaaagtttttacAATTTtctgattgttttttttttaaagttcagAATTTATTTTCGGACACATTTAGTGtacttaaaatttttaaaattcaaaatttacttTTTGACTAACTTAataataaaactcataaaagtTACTAGATTTCAAATGTAAATCTAAAATtcaagttatatattttttttacaaaaataatattgtAAAAAAAGCGTGCATAAATATATACTAatatagtaatatatatatatatatatacgagaCCGTGAGAGAGATCTTATAATTTTAGTATTTCCCCCAAATAAAATAACccttaaaaaaaggaaaaaaatagatatgaaaaaatattttttttaaaaaagaaaacagTTAGAATCTATACTAATGAATCATGTTTAGAGTTTCAATCAATAGATAGATGGAACGAGAATATAAaccttaattttttaattagtgTAAATTTCAAATAACACCCGAACCCGATTCGACCCTGTCAGGATTGTATTCGATACATATCAAGTATCCGGTCCAAACTTAGATCCGAGTTAAAAGAAAGTATTTCAGGTGAAAATAGTTTGGTTTCAATTTTCTCTGCGCAAGTTAGCGAACCCGAACGTTGAAGTTGATGTAAGAAGTCGAAACTACCCTTGATTGTAGGCTGCATCCCCTTCCCGGAATTTTTctagtatataattaaattattattatattaattaaattttttaaacctaAATATATGAAAGGAAATTACGGCAAGTAATGTAATCCTTGTTTCGTCTGCCTTCTCCCTCCCTCTCACCGATTTTTTTCATCCATTGGAACATCCAAGAAATACCTGAAGCTTCTGCCTTTTGATtaactgtgaattttgaatgtgCGGGATATGGCTACGGGGACAGAAAGATCCAAGGCTTTGCATAATTTCACGTTTCCGGTCGGTTTGAGGTGGGGGAATCAGAAATTTCTCCGCTGCATTAAGGTCGATTCTGATGGCAAATTCACCTCCAATGATGCTGATTCATCTgatcaccaccaccaccaccaacaATCAATCAATCAGCGGCGGACTACGAGTGATGGGGAGAGAAACAGAGACTCTTCTGCTTCCAAGTTGCTTCCTTTTGGATCCTTCCAGATGGGTTCTGCTCCACCGCCCGTTTCAGATGACGGGTTTTCCGCCATTAGAGATAACGTGAAGCTTGATGATGTTCAGACGCCTGCTGATAAATTGAAAGCTGCGACCTTTGAGGATACTCGTAAGGATGGCGCGGTTTATGTATCTTCGCTGCCACCGCACCCGCCGGTACCGCAGCGTTCTTTTGTGATTCCTGGTGAAGGAGAGACCAAAAGGCCGTGGAATTTGAGGAAGAGGCGAGCTGTATGTAAAACTCCGGTGAGTGGGTTTATTTCCGGTGCAAATGGTGGTTGCTCTGCCGCCGGGGTTAGCGGGAAAACTTTGAGGGCCGATGGGGCGACGGACGAATTGTCTAGGCTTAGAAGTGGCGGCAACGTGGCGGCGATTTGTGTAGAGAAGTTAACGCCGGTGAAATTTTCAGTTGCTCTGTCGAAGGGAGAAATCGAAGAGGATTTCCTGGCATTCACTGGCCACAAACCAGCGCGCAGACCCAAGAAGAGAGCTAAAATTGTTCAGAGAGAATTGGATGTAAGAGCATGATCCCGAATTACCTTTATTGAATTTCATATTGATTTCATTGAAATCTGGATTTATTAATCACTGAATCTTCTCTTCTTGTTTCTGGGCAGACATTATTCCCAGGATTGAGTTTGAAAGAAATAACGGCAGATATGTATAAAGTTTCTGAAGCTGCTCAATGACGAAACAAAGGTAATCATTTAAATCTTGATAGAATTTTTTCCAATTCTTATTGATGTGATTCGGaagttgaattttgaattgttgGCTTAATCTGCAGATACTCTGGAGTTGGAAGATGCCTttcatttcttttcttttcttttcttgaaGAAATTGGTTGATTGTAAAGGGACGGGCTAGCATTGATTGCACTTCGAATCCTCTGGTAAAAATGTGATGGGCAAGGAAGGATTACATGCTTTATGAAAGCTAATTGTTAACTTTAGTTCTGATCAATTGTTCATATTTCTTGTTTTGTTTGGtagaaataaaaccaacataGTGAAAGAGATTGGCAGTGGGTTTTTCTTTCTTTGTTTAATTACCATCGAACACGTTATAGAAGTTAATTTTCTTGCTGACAGCAGATCTTTGATTGTATTTCTATTGATTATACTGTATAATTTTTGCATTACTTGGGCTTGTGCTGAGGTAATGACCTCAATATGCTGCCACAATTTTTCATCTGCTTATTTCGAGTATTCCGACTTCTGAGTTAAGCTCAATGTTTGATGGGGGGACATCTCTGTTTTCTGTCATTGGAGTAATGACCATTTTGGAAATAGCATATATCTGCATCAGAATACTGATCAATGATCATTATCATTCCATTGTACCAAAAtgtgaatctgaatttctttttttataCATTCAAATGTGCTTTCTTGGTTTCAGTAGTATATACACCTGGAAAGGAGATAGGGAGATTAATTGCCTAGGCTGGTGATCTCTGAATGGGTTCTCTGATAATTTTTTCACTCATCCTGTGTTTCTCCATGATGCTAGATTTCTAGCACAACAAGCGTGTTTCATGAAATAAAAGATATCACGGGACGGATCGACAAAAGTTGGGGATGAACCTAAACTATTTCATAGGCCAATATGGAACATAAAGGTGAACGGATGTGTGATTGGAGCACAAATCAACATACTCTTGAAATGTTGCTCTCACTTCTCCCTATTCCTAGTGTCAAAATCTTGAATATCATCAGCCTTGAATATTTCAATGATGTGGGGGAGGGGGATTTTCGCCTCAAGTTTCACGTTTTAAATTTCACAAGCTTTGACGTTTTCATACAAAATTTGCCAAATATGGTGGGGATTGTTTCTTGATTCTTGAATGACCCCTACGTGTTGACCTTTCCCTCTGTTCGTTTCTACGCATCTGTTTGTTTGGCTTCCAAGTTATTACAAAATACAACCTATCAAACATTTCGTCCTTGTGATATATGTAAAGATGTTATTTCTATTAttgatattatattttaattgaaCTCTCAAATATAAACAAAATTTGTATGAGTTAATCACTTGTGAAATCGAATTCATGTGTTGTACTTATACCCTTCTTGGCAGTTTGCACGTGAAATTTAATATCATTATATTCTTATCAGGATTAAAAA comes from the Henckelia pumila isolate YLH828 chromosome 1, ASM3356847v2, whole genome shotgun sequence genome and includes:
- the LOC140875660 gene encoding uncharacterized protein, which translates into the protein MAMDTQRSKALHNFSFPGGLRWGNQRSLRCIKVDSDTEVSPLREFTSNGSDSSGHRRHQQSTQLRQAAGDRGREEGSPDSDFVFLGSHRMGSTPPKVTRGGRGIGDDGSNGITAVRENVVFDRQKAADESKVSIFEEGREGGEASVSPQSLTPPHPAATVAGGDANRPWNLRKRRAACKTPASGFVVGVNGGASCPGVGGKGVKADWARPSSDFSLIKPAAAVTDKSLRSGGNGCGEKTKRVKFSVALSKSEIEEDFLSFTGHKPLRRPKKRAKNVQRELDTLFPGLLLTEITPDLYKVSGAAP
- the LOC140875691 gene encoding uncharacterized protein; the encoded protein is MATGTERSKALHNFTFPVGLRWGNQKFLRCIKVDSDGKFTSNDADSSDHHHHHQQSINQRRTTSDGERNRDSSASKLLPFGSFQMGSAPPPVSDDGFSAIRDNVKLDDVQTPADKLKAATFEDTRKDGAVYVSSLPPHPPVPQRSFVIPGEGETKRPWNLRKRRAVCKTPVSGFISGANGGCSAAGVSGKTLRADGATDELSRLRSGGNVAAICVEKLTPVKFSVALSKGEIEEDFLAFTGHKPARRPKKRAKIVQRELDTLFPGLSLKEITADMYKVSEAAQ